From Nicotiana tabacum cultivar K326 chromosome 22, ASM71507v2, whole genome shotgun sequence, one genomic window encodes:
- the LOC107817541 gene encoding uncharacterized protein LOC107817541, with protein MWALKRLNLEWVEAANLRLTQLNEMEEFYFHAYESAVVYKERIKFIHDKTILKREFKLGDLVLLFNSRLKLFPGKLKSKWSGPFKVVNVSLFGAMELESEDGIRTFKLNGQRVKHYLGTDGEKHLVEQLALKDGPCPINE; from the coding sequence atgtgggctctgAAGAGGTTGAACTTGGAGTGGGTTGAAGCTGCGAATTTGAGGTTaacacaactcaatgaaatggagGAATTCTATTTCCATGCATATGAAAGTGCAGTTGTGTATAAAGAAAGGATAAAGTTCATCCATGACAAAACGATTTTAAAGAGGGAGTTCAAGTTGGGTGACTTGGTTTTGCTCTTTAACTCAAGGCTCAAATTGTTTCCGGGCAAGCTCAAATCAAAATGGTCCGGTCCGTTCAAAGTGGTAAATGTCTCTCtttttggagctatggaactAGAATCGGAGGATGGGATCCGAACCTTCAAATTGAATGGCCAGcgagtcaagcactacttgggcacaGATGGAGAAAAACATTTAGTGGAGCAGCTGGCTCTCAAAGATGGTCCGTGCCCGATCAATGAGTGA
- the LOC142176181 gene encoding uncharacterized protein LOC142176181, translating to MCDTSGVSIGAMLGQHHNKVLHPVYYASKTLNGAQMNYTVTEQELLAIVYGFEKLEEAGRPKGDLEINDAFQDEHILEISSTFAPWHADIANYLVSDLIPDGLESYQKKKFLTDCCQYYWEEPFLFRVCADNIIRRMKYILVAMDYVSKWVEAIALPNNEARSVTTFLKKNIFTRLGTPRAILSDGGSHFCNKAFTGLLEKTDWSRKLDDALWAYRMAYKIPIGTSPYRLSSAKLVIYP from the exons atgtgtgacacCAGTGGTGTATCCATTGGAGCAATGCTTGGCCAACATCACAACAAGGTTCTCCacccggtctattatgcaagcaagacactcAATGGAGCGCAAATGAATTACACAGTGACTGAGCAAGAACTTCTTGCCATTGTTTATGGCTTTGAGAA GCTTGAAGAGGCAGGGAGGCCAAAGGGAGATCTTGAGATCAACGATGCATTCCAGGATGAACACATATTGGAAATTTCTAGCACTTTTGCTCCTTGGCATGCCGATATTGCCAACTACTTGGTTAGTGACCTTATTCCGGATGGATTGGAATCCTatcaaaagaagaagtttttGACAGATTGTTGCCAATACTATTGGGAAGAACCATTCTTGTTCCGTGTTTGTGCTGACAACATCATCAGAAG GATGAAATATATCTTGGTAGCTATGGACTAcgtttccaaatgggttgaagcaattgcCTTACCAAACAACGAGGCAAGAAGTGTGACCAcattcttgaagaaaaacatattcactcGGCTTGGCACTCCTAGGGCCATTCTTAGTGATGGTGGGTCTCATTTCTGTAACAAGGCTTTCACGGGGCTACTAGAGAA gaccgattggtcaagaAAGCTAGATGACGCGTTATGGGCATACCGCATGGCATACAAAATTCCTATTGGCACTTCTCCTTATCGGTTATCTtcggcaaagcttgtcatctacCCGTAG